A region from the Plasmodium malariae genome assembly, contig: PmUG01_00_39, whole genome shotgun sequence genome encodes:
- the PmUG01_00068600 gene encoding STP1 protein — MDSCFPSYYNSYGSQFYEVTSLPEFKRIENEIKQKTISLSKKNDKDEFRKGCLNLADYLISKNNPPRYYEDYKVTWKGSLNNKLSGYYKNLGKHGGCPLILEKEDKKILQLNYEEIDFCEKKKRDIEKINQLGNISKDSDTYRSMCNAYNEWIEQKKKYFEDKKSSFKKCYRTKGQKKKTKGSSEFICDLMNPQTFHRISDCQAPNKLSPREAVSESTQKGLKSQDQEVSKASITTTVPSDQGHLTKISENAEDKEISPDSQEIQKELQSTPPQELHSNVQISTSETTAMGSESTSTGDTPVTPLQYTIDSEAPRPESSTFYKLPDRDSQSSEIPIDAEIVQSPGVSRNDSLPSVLPASSKILGPAKNPHNNSISLILTSILVIIIFTIFIKYALIGRLKKKKKIKRRQMKFLRILIPSLYDKKSKFLTHYHTESLLHDEESIIKKLKIYEHDIKNLNIQKQKKDRFKTIIEVHMEVLEEFRNEEWEHKKGEFLELCLEMFAEEEYRTYPNLSNGELIMENTKSINDIEKQKILCNKWIKEHRNISEKLKKTVWFNYLKNEWKKEKDFIKNSEKLKVNFSNKIQKDSFSGGEKDLWREWISKNRMIIDRYLEQEWDEEMTQELLNTIDELVNEKIKNNTILLNTEELQQKVSYDELYKYIKKKLLAKLCILVFMMVLEECKKEDFIENEELRLDSYINDWTTEVNLGRKSDVTKEIIEFNDNVLENTENTKIPAYTGKEGLSHEIEKWVRVEDTPENSIYNENIVE, encoded by the exons ATGGATAGCTGTTTTCCATCg TATTATAATTCCTATGGTTCGCAATTTTACGAAGTTACAAGCCTACCAGAGTTTAAAAGAattgaaaatgaaataaaacaaaaaacaatttcattgtctaaaaaaaatgataaagatGAATTTAGGAAAGGATGCCTAAATTTGGCTGATTATCTAATTTCGAAAAATAATCCACCACGATATTATGAAGATTATAAAGTAACGTGGAAAGGATCATTAAACAATAAGTTAAGTGGTTACTACAAAAATCTAGGGAAACATGGAGGATGCCCTTTGATTTTAGAgaaagaagataaaaaaattttacaattaaattatgaagaaataGATTTCtgtgaaaagaaaaagagagatattgaaaaaataaatcagtTAGGTAATATATCAAAGGATTCTGATACATATAGAAGTATGTGTAACGCATATAACGAATGGATTGaacagaaaaagaaatattttgaGGACAAAAAAAgctcttttaaaaaatgctaTAGAACAAAaggccaaaaaaaaaaaacaaaaggtAGTTCGGAATTTATATGCGACCTAATGAATCCTCAAACATTCCATAGAATATCTGACTGCCAAGCCCCAAATAAATTATCACCTCGCGAAGCTGTATCTGAAAGTACACAAAAAGGTTTAAAAAGTCAAGATCAGGAAGTATCTAAAGCTTCGATTACAACCACAGTTCCATCAGATCAGGGACATCTAACAAAAATTTCAGAGAATGCCGAAGATAAAGAAATATCTCCAGATTCCCAGGAAATTCAGAAGGAACTTCAATCCACACCTCCACAAGAACTTCATTCAAACGTTCAAATATCAACATCTGAAACTACAGCTATGGGAAGTGAATCTACTTCTACGGGGGATACGCCAGTTACACCATTACAATATACCATAGATTCTGAAGCTCCACGTCCAGAATCATCAACATTTTATAAACTACCTGATCGAGATTCTCAATCCTCAGAAATACCCATTGACGCTGAAATTGTTCAATCACCTGGAGTGTCAAGGAATGATTCTCTTCCTTCTGTTTTACCTGCATCCTCTAAAATACTAG gTCCAGCAAAAAATCCACATAACAACAGcatatcattaatattaacaagCATTCTagttatcattatatttaccattttcataaaa TATGCTTTAATAGgaaggttaaaaaaaaaaaaaaagataaaaagaagacAAATGAAATTTCTAAGAATACTGATACCTTCACTTTATgacaaaaaaagtaaatttttaacaCATTATCATACAGAAAGCCTACTACATGATGAAGAAAGTATCATAAAAAAActgaaaatatatgaacacgacataaaaaatttaaacatacaaaagcaaaaaaaggaTAGATTTAAAACCATTATAGAAGTACATATGGAAGTACTAGAAGAATTCAGAAATGAAGAATGGGAACAcaaaaaaggagaattttTAGAGTTATGCCTAGAAATGTTCGCAGAAGAGGAATATAGAACATATCCTAATTTGAGTAATGGAGAACTGATAATGGAAAATACTAAAAGTATTAATGAcattgaaaaacaaaaaattttatgcaaTAAATGGATAAAAGAACATAGAAACATttctgaaaaattaaaaaaaacagtatGGTTTAATTACttgaaaaatgaatggaaaaaagaaaaggatttcataaaaaatagcgaaaaattaaaagtgaatttttcaaataaaattcaaaaagaTTCATTTTCAGGAGGAGAAAAGGATTTATGGAGAGAGTGGATATCAAAAAATCGTATGATTATAGATCGATACTTGGAACAGGAATGGGATGAAGAAATGACACAAGAATTGCTCAATACGATAGATGAGCttgtaaatgaaaaaattaaaaataatactatacTACTAAATACAGAAGAATTGCAGCAGAAGGTAAGTTAtgatgaattatataaatatataaaaaaaaaattactagcGAAATTGTGCATACTAGTATTCATGATGGTATTGGAAGAATGCAAAAAAGAAGATTTTatagaaaatgaagaattacGTTTGGATAGTTACATAAATGACTGGACAACAGAAGTAAACTTAGGGAGAAAATCAGATGttacaaaagaaataattgaATTTAATGACAATGTTTTAGAAAATAcagaaaatacaaaaattccTGCTTATACAGGGAAGGAAGGTCTTAGCcatgaaatagaaaaatggGTAAGAGTAGAAGATACACCGGAGAATTCCATATATAACGAGAATATAGTAGAATAA